In the genome of Microbacterium saperdae, one region contains:
- a CDS encoding AAA family ATPase, with translation MAEAAVTLGELHESATGVDVAHAAEAERTRLRAEAADLGGASPLVSFRDGPESGIDISKAHPGSLPQFITGRSTLLSNLFRDEVGLRTARLAAERITAKNTELRTVRGIEAVHLAVGVAHWRIGGVGFSAPVLLRPLAIRRHHSDFELKLQGVFEVNPELVRIAREHFGISIDAAALAALAYDGGIFKPQPVIDNLRATARSIDTFSVEPRLVVSTFADVSGAMVRDGRNLDHVMLNALAGHVGDREQVAAPRATPHHTGPDDRAPASDNLLLDADAEQEAVLARIAAGHSLTVATLPGTGGTQTVINALGELVRAGRRVLVVSARRSTLDGVRHRLAGIGLDSLAISPASVRRDLVRAIGRNEKAVAPKVGEVDDALVRLRTVLRDYRQALTAPVGGTGASVLDATRHLTRLASLPVPPSTTARLGTDALHRLAEDRSAAASALAQAARLGEFRFGPDDSPWYGVTFSSTEAARAAHELAARLHTNSIPTLLERGYELIAQTRMRPFATIDELGEYLVLLQGIRDSLDRFSPTVFERPLGELIQAHGSRRDAPGLSGANRRRLRRLAKEYVRPGVHVTEMHEALLRIQAQRTQWQRFVEAGVAPEVPLGLADVSAAWQRAHAELAELDAALGRREPLASLPVARLVRTLAGLAAKSDVFDNLVERAQLRDRLALWGLEPLLAELSVRHVSEGQVGEELEFAWWQSLLERALQDNRALLGANTAVVDRLERDFRLVDEAHAAMAGPLLAWQLASQWKIAIVDEPQQSQHLRRALTQPGSSTAEIVSAAPSLVDVLAPVWISSPYRVPEIPESVEFDTVLLVDAAAINLAEAAPAIRRARQIVAFGDPVTQRPTPFHIAVDPGDDWESEVPFDDVSVFERLSELLPVMTLTRSYRAGGEDLAELINDAFYGGEIVSLPWAGSYLGRGSLTVDYVEGGTGAPDPISGAVESPDAEVARVVTLVVEHAVHRPTESLMVVTASTRHAERVRAAVTSAFAGRSDVADFVGRDTAEPFSVLTLEESVAESRDRVIFSLGFGLTKHGRVLSDFGDLSTPDGERLLTVGMTRARRSMVIVSSIRPSSFDDGRLEHGAATLMSILGGLAARGRDARLEDLADPLTLALARELRRLGASVDVDYRGRLPLVAQHQGKAVVIESDPESRGESLRETLRLRPHVLRRLGWHYVRVHAFDLYSDPVTAATRIAAVLGISDSAPRADNDTQPIDVVDPDNG, from the coding sequence GTGGCGGAGGCCGCAGTGACTCTCGGCGAGCTCCACGAGTCCGCGACCGGCGTCGATGTCGCACACGCCGCAGAGGCCGAGCGCACCAGATTGCGGGCCGAAGCGGCGGATCTCGGGGGCGCGTCGCCCCTGGTCAGCTTCCGTGATGGTCCCGAATCCGGGATCGACATCTCGAAAGCGCATCCCGGCAGTCTTCCCCAGTTCATCACCGGACGATCGACGCTGCTGTCCAACCTGTTCCGTGATGAGGTGGGCCTGCGGACTGCGCGACTGGCGGCCGAACGCATCACCGCCAAGAACACCGAGCTACGCACCGTCCGAGGGATCGAAGCGGTCCATCTGGCCGTGGGCGTCGCGCACTGGCGCATCGGCGGCGTCGGGTTCTCCGCTCCGGTGCTGCTGCGCCCGCTGGCCATCCGACGGCACCACTCCGATTTCGAGCTCAAGCTGCAGGGCGTGTTCGAGGTGAACCCGGAGCTCGTGCGCATCGCACGGGAGCACTTCGGGATCTCCATCGACGCTGCCGCGCTCGCCGCCCTCGCGTACGACGGCGGCATCTTCAAGCCGCAGCCGGTGATCGACAATCTGCGCGCGACGGCGCGCTCGATCGACACCTTCTCGGTCGAACCGCGTCTGGTCGTCTCCACGTTCGCCGACGTGAGCGGCGCGATGGTCCGCGACGGCCGGAATCTCGACCATGTGATGCTGAACGCGCTCGCCGGCCACGTCGGGGATCGCGAACAGGTTGCGGCACCGCGCGCGACGCCGCACCACACCGGCCCCGATGACCGCGCGCCTGCATCCGACAACCTCCTGCTCGACGCGGATGCCGAGCAGGAAGCGGTGCTCGCGCGCATCGCTGCCGGTCATTCCCTGACGGTGGCGACGCTTCCCGGCACCGGCGGCACCCAGACCGTGATCAACGCCCTGGGGGAGTTGGTGCGCGCCGGTCGCCGCGTGCTCGTGGTCTCCGCACGGCGCTCCACCCTCGACGGCGTGCGGCATCGTCTCGCCGGGATCGGTCTCGACAGCCTCGCGATCTCGCCGGCGAGCGTACGTCGCGACCTCGTGCGTGCGATCGGACGCAATGAGAAGGCGGTCGCGCCGAAGGTCGGCGAGGTCGACGACGCGCTCGTCCGCCTGCGCACGGTGCTGCGCGACTACCGGCAGGCGCTCACCGCGCCCGTCGGCGGCACCGGAGCCTCTGTGCTCGATGCCACCCGACACCTGACCCGTCTCGCATCCCTGCCCGTGCCTCCGTCGACGACGGCGCGTCTCGGTACCGATGCGCTGCACCGGCTGGCCGAAGATCGGTCGGCTGCCGCTTCCGCGCTCGCGCAGGCTGCTCGACTCGGCGAGTTCCGGTTCGGACCGGATGACTCGCCCTGGTACGGCGTCACGTTCTCGAGCACGGAGGCGGCGCGCGCCGCACACGAGCTGGCCGCGCGACTGCACACCAACAGCATCCCCACGCTCCTGGAGCGCGGCTATGAGCTGATCGCGCAGACGCGCATGCGCCCCTTCGCCACGATCGATGAGCTCGGCGAGTACCTCGTGCTGCTGCAGGGCATTCGCGATTCGCTCGACCGCTTCAGCCCCACGGTGTTCGAGCGGCCGCTCGGCGAACTCATCCAGGCGCACGGGTCGCGCCGCGATGCGCCGGGTCTGTCCGGAGCGAACCGTCGTCGGCTGCGTCGTCTGGCGAAGGAGTACGTGCGTCCCGGCGTGCATGTCACCGAGATGCATGAGGCGCTGCTGCGCATCCAGGCGCAGCGCACGCAGTGGCAGCGCTTCGTGGAAGCAGGAGTGGCGCCCGAGGTGCCCCTCGGTCTCGCGGATGTGTCGGCAGCGTGGCAGCGCGCCCACGCCGAACTCGCGGAGCTCGATGCCGCGCTCGGTCGCCGTGAGCCGCTCGCGTCGCTGCCGGTCGCCCGACTGGTGCGCACGCTCGCGGGGCTCGCCGCCAAGTCCGATGTCTTCGACAACCTGGTCGAGCGCGCGCAGCTGCGCGACCGCCTGGCGCTGTGGGGTCTCGAGCCGCTGCTCGCCGAACTCTCGGTGCGCCATGTCTCCGAGGGCCAGGTCGGCGAGGAACTCGAATTCGCCTGGTGGCAGTCGCTCCTCGAGCGCGCATTGCAGGACAACCGTGCCCTGCTGGGGGCCAACACCGCCGTGGTCGATCGCCTCGAGCGGGACTTCCGTCTGGTCGACGAAGCGCACGCGGCCATGGCCGGACCTCTGCTCGCCTGGCAGCTCGCGAGTCAGTGGAAGATCGCGATCGTCGACGAGCCGCAGCAGTCCCAGCACCTTCGTCGTGCTCTGACGCAGCCCGGTTCCAGCACGGCCGAGATCGTCAGCGCCGCCCCGAGCCTGGTCGACGTGCTCGCCCCGGTCTGGATCTCCTCGCCCTACCGCGTGCCGGAGATCCCGGAGTCGGTCGAGTTCGACACCGTGCTCCTGGTCGACGCCGCGGCCATCAACCTCGCCGAGGCCGCGCCGGCCATCCGCCGCGCACGTCAGATCGTGGCGTTCGGCGATCCGGTGACGCAGCGTCCGACGCCGTTCCACATCGCCGTCGATCCGGGTGATGACTGGGAGTCCGAGGTTCCCTTCGATGACGTCTCGGTGTTCGAGCGCCTCTCGGAGCTGCTGCCGGTGATGACGCTCACGCGCAGCTATCGCGCCGGCGGCGAGGACCTCGCCGAGCTGATCAACGATGCCTTCTACGGAGGCGAGATCGTCTCGCTGCCCTGGGCCGGTTCGTATCTCGGTCGCGGCAGCCTCACGGTCGACTACGTCGAGGGCGGCACCGGCGCACCCGATCCGATCTCCGGTGCGGTCGAGAGCCCGGATGCCGAGGTCGCTCGTGTGGTCACGCTCGTCGTCGAGCATGCCGTGCACCGTCCGACCGAATCGCTCATGGTGGTCACCGCCAGCACGCGGCACGCCGAGCGCGTGCGCGCTGCGGTCACGTCGGCGTTCGCCGGGCGATCCGATGTCGCCGACTTCGTGGGCCGAGACACCGCCGAGCCGTTCTCGGTGCTGACGCTGGAGGAATCGGTCGCGGAGAGCCGGGACCGCGTGATCTTCTCGCTCGGCTTCGGCCTCACCAAGCACGGCCGCGTGCTGAGCGACTTCGGCGACCTCTCCACGCCGGACGGCGAGCGTCTGCTCACGGTCGGCATGACGAGGGCCCGGCGCTCGATGGTCATCGTGTCATCCATCCGGCCCTCCTCGTTCGATGACGGACGCCTCGAGCACGGTGCGGCCACTCTGATGTCGATCCTCGGCGGACTCGCCGCCCGCGGTCGTGATGCGCGCCTGGAAGATCTGGCCGACCCGCTGACCCTCGCGCTCGCGAGAGAACTGCGGCGTCTCGGCGCCTCGGTCGACGTCGACTACCGCGGACGCCTTCCGCTGGTCGCGCAGCATCAGGGCAAGGCCGTGGTGATCGAGTCCGATCCCGAGTCCCGGGGAGAGTCGCTGCGTGAGACCCTGCGTCTCCGCCCGCACGTGCTCCGTCGCCTGGGATGGCACTACGTGCGTGTGCACGCCTTCGATCTCTACAGCGACCCGGTGACAGCAGCGACGCGGATCGCCGCGGTGCTCGGCATCTCCGATTCGGCGCCGCGGGCCGACAACGACACGCAGCCGATCGATGTCGTCGATCCTGACAATGGCTGA
- the mscL gene encoding large conductance mechanosensitive channel protein MscL — protein sequence MLKGFKEFILRGNVIDLAVAVVIGGAFTTIVNAVVASIINPLVAVFFKADAAGSFGPQIPTLYGDTVTFPIGDLISAIISFLAVALVVYFVFVVPMNHYKARVAAKKGTPAEEPAAATEAELLLEIRDLLAKNQRS from the coding sequence ATGCTCAAAGGTTTCAAGGAGTTCATCCTTCGCGGCAATGTCATCGATCTGGCGGTCGCCGTGGTCATCGGCGGCGCGTTCACCACGATCGTGAACGCCGTCGTGGCCAGCATCATCAACCCGCTCGTCGCGGTGTTCTTCAAAGCGGATGCCGCGGGCAGTTTCGGGCCGCAGATCCCGACCCTCTACGGCGACACGGTCACTTTCCCGATCGGTGACCTGATCTCGGCCATCATCAGCTTCCTCGCTGTCGCTCTCGTGGTCTACTTCGTGTTCGTCGTGCCGATGAACCACTACAAGGCGCGCGTCGCCGCCAAGAAGGGCACCCCCGCCGAGGAGCCCGCCGCAGCCACCGAGGCCGAGCTCCTGCTCGAGATCCGCGACCTGCTCGCCAAGAACCAGCGCAGCTGA
- a CDS encoding FmdB family zinc ribbon protein: MPTYAYACTSCGHQFDAVQSFSDDALSVCPECGGTLRKQYGSIGVTFNGSGFYRTDSRAKTGGSKDASASSKSESTTSAKPAAASSSTSS; encoded by the coding sequence ATGCCCACCTACGCCTATGCCTGCACCTCGTGCGGACACCAGTTCGACGCCGTGCAGAGCTTCTCGGATGATGCGCTCTCGGTCTGCCCCGAGTGCGGCGGCACCCTGCGCAAGCAGTACGGCTCGATCGGGGTGACCTTCAACGGATCCGGCTTCTATCGCACCGACTCGCGCGCCAAGACTGGCGGATCGAAGGATGCTTCGGCATCATCGAAGTCGGAGTCGACGACGAGCGCCAAACCGGCGGCTGCATCGAGTTCCACCTCTTCCTGA
- a CDS encoding 5-formyltetrahydrofolate cyclo-ligase, translating to MSNDVEHAKRALRAELRERRGLLSDAQRESAATAIGERLDALVDELDARSISCFLSTLTEPGTREFVTRAVRRGIRVLLPITRADGLLDWAVANDDDETTEGLHGLPEPTGEVLGPIAVNDVDLMIVPAAAVDRSGMRMGWGRGYFDKTIGSMEKCPPVYAVIYDSEILDSLPREVHDQPVNGVVTPSRTLILSPSRR from the coding sequence ATGTCGAACGACGTCGAGCATGCCAAACGCGCACTCCGCGCCGAACTGCGCGAACGCCGAGGGCTGCTCTCCGACGCACAGCGCGAATCAGCAGCGACGGCGATCGGCGAACGCCTGGACGCCCTCGTCGATGAGCTCGACGCCCGATCCATCTCCTGCTTCCTCTCCACCCTGACCGAACCGGGCACGCGAGAGTTCGTGACCAGGGCCGTGCGCCGCGGCATCCGCGTGCTGCTTCCCATCACGCGTGCCGACGGCCTGCTGGACTGGGCCGTCGCGAACGACGACGACGAGACGACCGAAGGGCTGCACGGCCTCCCCGAGCCCACCGGTGAAGTACTCGGCCCCATCGCCGTGAACGACGTCGACCTGATGATCGTCCCCGCGGCAGCGGTCGATCGGTCCGGGATGAGGATGGGCTGGGGCCGCGGATACTTCGACAAGACCATCGGTTCCATGGAGAAGTGCCCTCCTGTCTACGCCGTCATCTATGATTCCGAGATACTCGACTCCCTGCCCCGGGAGGTGCACGACCAGCCGGTGAACGGCGTCGTCACCCCGTCGCGGACCCTGATCCTGTCGCCATCGCGACGCTGA
- the galU gene encoding UTP--glucose-1-phosphate uridylyltransferase GalU — protein sequence MGTQKIKAVIPAAGLGTRFLPATKAMPKEMLPVVDKPAIQYVVEEAADAGIDDILVIIGRNKNAISNHFDSVPELEVKLMEKGDTGRLERVMKSSDIADIHFVRQGEPKGLGHAVLRARAHVGDTSFAVLLGDDLIDERDPLLTHMIAEHERSGAAVIALMEVDPANIHMYGAAAVEPIEGSESVRVTALVEKPATEDAPSNLAVIGRYVLPPSVFEILERTEPGKGGEIQLTDALQEMAADPDGPGVVGVIFRGRRYDTGDRVDYIKAIVQLASDREDLGPELRPWLKEFAERL from the coding sequence ATGGGTACGCAGAAGATCAAGGCCGTCATTCCTGCAGCGGGTCTGGGGACACGATTCCTGCCGGCGACCAAGGCGATGCCGAAGGAGATGCTCCCGGTCGTCGACAAGCCGGCCATCCAGTACGTGGTCGAAGAGGCCGCGGATGCGGGCATCGACGACATCCTCGTCATCATCGGCCGCAACAAGAACGCGATCTCCAACCACTTCGACTCGGTGCCCGAGCTCGAGGTGAAGCTGATGGAGAAGGGCGACACGGGTCGCCTCGAGCGCGTCATGAAGTCGAGCGACATCGCCGACATCCACTTCGTCCGTCAGGGAGAGCCCAAGGGACTCGGTCACGCCGTGCTGCGCGCACGCGCGCACGTCGGCGACACCTCCTTCGCCGTGCTCCTCGGTGACGACCTGATCGATGAGCGCGACCCGCTGCTGACGCACATGATCGCCGAGCACGAGCGCAGTGGCGCGGCCGTGATCGCCCTCATGGAGGTCGATCCCGCCAACATCCACATGTACGGCGCCGCCGCCGTCGAGCCGATCGAGGGCTCGGAGTCCGTCCGCGTGACCGCGCTCGTCGAGAAGCCCGCAACGGAGGACGCCCCCTCGAACCTCGCCGTCATCGGGCGCTACGTGCTCCCGCCGTCGGTGTTCGAGATCCTCGAGCGCACGGAGCCCGGCAAGGGTGGCGAGATCCAGCTCACGGATGCGCTCCAGGAGATGGCGGCGGATCCTGACGGCCCCGGTGTCGTGGGCGTGATCTTCCGCGGACGTCGCTACGACACGGGCGACCGCGTGGACTACATCAAGGCGATCGTGCAGCTGGCCTCCGACCGTGAGGACCTCGGGCCCGAGTTGCGGCCGTGGTTGAAGGAGTTCGCGGAACGCCTGTAG
- a CDS encoding GNAT family N-acetyltransferase gives MDLTAGIRHGAIELRLIRSKDARPLQHELLANRSWLQPWEATVPYGSVSFDMRLSIRRLLQQYKDGAGYPFVMEYDGEVAGQLNVWGVARGSLCSATIGYWVSERFAGRGITPTAVALATDACFTEYGLHRMEICIRPENVASLRVVQKLGFRYEGLRRRYIHIDGDWRDHYAFALTREDVPQGVLARWLNGQVPPDASTVPPADRLRL, from the coding sequence ATGGATCTGACGGCAGGGATCAGGCACGGGGCGATCGAGCTGCGGCTCATCCGTTCCAAGGACGCACGTCCGCTGCAGCATGAGCTGCTGGCCAATCGATCGTGGCTGCAGCCGTGGGAGGCGACCGTTCCCTACGGAAGCGTGTCGTTCGACATGCGGTTGAGCATCCGGCGGCTCCTCCAGCAGTACAAGGACGGCGCCGGGTATCCGTTCGTCATGGAGTACGACGGCGAGGTCGCCGGTCAACTGAACGTCTGGGGCGTCGCCCGCGGGTCGCTGTGTTCGGCGACCATCGGCTACTGGGTGAGCGAGCGATTCGCCGGCCGGGGGATCACGCCCACGGCTGTCGCGCTCGCGACCGATGCCTGCTTCACGGAGTACGGATTGCATCGGATGGAGATCTGCATCCGCCCCGAGAACGTGGCGAGTCTGCGCGTGGTGCAGAAGCTGGGCTTCCGCTACGAAGGGCTGCGGCGGCGATACATCCACATCGACGGAGACTGGCGGGATCACTACGCCTTCGCGCTGACCCGAGAGGATGTTCCGCAGGGTGTCCTGGCACGGTGGCTGAACGGTCAGGTGCCGCCCGATGCGTCGACGGTGCCTCCGGCGGACCGTCTGAGGCTCTGA
- a CDS encoding recombinase family protein: protein MDELSFRGLTTHPTVSRPPGQVSTSKMSRLLREPYYIGQITYQGEVFDGRHPALIDRDLFDQVQSMLEQSGRAGERRRIYEQYLKGSVFCGECQLERGVPNNRLVIQRAVGRNKVEYFYFFCIGRHHGHCDSRHIPVHEVEEAVTAHYRTVQLDAGFIEWVERAIDNVLSDRQAVQAQLRSQLKARLQQLSVKADNLVDLVAEGAASPPPMWLPASARYTSRSVGSRSSLGASKTT, encoded by the coding sequence GTGGACGAACTCAGTTTTAGAGGGCTGACCACCCACCCCACCGTCTCACGGCCCCCGGGGCAGGTGTCCACGTCCAAGATGTCCCGTCTACTCAGAGAGCCCTACTACATCGGGCAGATCACATACCAGGGCGAAGTATTCGACGGCCGCCACCCGGCTCTGATCGATCGCGACCTGTTCGATCAGGTTCAGTCCATGCTCGAGCAGAGTGGGCGGGCGGGGGAACGCAGGCGGATCTATGAGCAGTACCTCAAAGGCAGCGTGTTCTGCGGCGAGTGCCAGCTCGAGCGCGGCGTCCCCAACAACCGACTCGTCATACAGCGAGCGGTAGGAAGAAACAAGGTCGAGTACTTCTACTTCTTCTGCATCGGGCGTCATCACGGGCACTGCGATTCCCGCCACATCCCGGTCCACGAAGTCGAGGAGGCAGTCACCGCGCACTACCGCACGGTCCAGCTCGATGCTGGCTTCATCGAATGGGTCGAGCGTGCCATCGACAACGTGCTCTCCGACCGACAGGCTGTCCAGGCCCAGCTCCGAAGTCAATTGAAGGCTCGACTTCAGCAACTTTCGGTCAAAGCGGACAATCTCGTCGACCTCGTCGCCGAAGGCGCGGCCTCGCCTCCTCCAATGTGGTTGCCCGCATCCGCGAGATACACGAGCAGAAGCGTAGGGTCGAGATCCAGCTTGGGAGCATCGAAGACGACCTAG
- a CDS encoding recombinase family protein, translated as MAELQKRGVTLISATEQIDASPVGQLMHGILAAFNEYRSREDGADIAYKMGQKAKNGGTLGKAPLGYLNVTEMFEYRKVNTIVIDPERAPFIMLAFELYATGVHEGRHRGRTQF; from the coding sequence ATGGCAGAGCTTCAGAAGCGAGGCGTCACCCTGATCTCCGCCACGGAGCAAATCGACGCCTCTCCCGTCGGCCAACTCATGCACGGCATTCTCGCGGCGTTCAACGAATATCGATCGCGCGAGGACGGCGCCGACATCGCGTACAAGATGGGCCAGAAGGCCAAGAACGGCGGAACGCTCGGCAAGGCACCTCTGGGGTACCTCAACGTCACGGAGATGTTCGAGTACCGCAAGGTCAACACGATCGTCATCGATCCCGAGAGGGCGCCCTTCATCATGCTCGCGTTCGAGCTCTACGCCACCGGAGTTCACGAAGGACGACATCGTGGACGAACTCAGTTTTAG
- a CDS encoding HamA C-terminal domain-containing protein: MTGTPEPILPLSLLASNREQFNAVFYEPVSVALQTKTNLHLHVLRVQNGDFDLPALYRVLKNNSVAYVLSRLNYQKALEDPGRMMEVATKVQSQFRMPDDKAGEGGEVILYSLLEGHLGAPKILSKMEIKTSSEHYVHGSDGVHLLRTGDNSYQLIFGESKMYGDAGTVGSSAKRGIKAAFTSVGKVHEDGFDFDTWLVQSELLKEKLDAEKLALLSAILLPSSGGGDDEIKKHNAFGIFVGYEVDVSDLKVEDMELDAIEDELRKRATDAIVAQHDLIKQEITDRGLGVYPIHMYAVPFAKRGEGDKMHGIERIRFDLAAQLGNHEAKK; the protein is encoded by the coding sequence ATGACGGGAACACCGGAACCGATACTGCCGCTGTCCTTGCTGGCTTCGAACCGGGAGCAATTCAACGCGGTCTTCTACGAGCCCGTGAGTGTTGCACTCCAGACCAAGACAAATCTGCATCTGCATGTACTACGGGTGCAGAACGGCGACTTCGACCTTCCGGCCCTGTACCGCGTGCTGAAGAACAACAGCGTTGCGTACGTGCTGTCGCGCCTGAACTATCAGAAGGCGCTAGAGGATCCTGGGCGGATGATGGAAGTCGCGACAAAGGTGCAGTCACAGTTCCGTATGCCCGACGACAAGGCGGGTGAAGGTGGAGAGGTGATCCTGTACTCGCTACTGGAGGGGCACCTGGGCGCGCCCAAGATTCTCTCGAAGATGGAAATCAAGACGAGTAGTGAACACTACGTCCACGGGTCGGACGGCGTACATCTGCTGCGCACGGGGGATAACAGCTACCAGCTGATCTTCGGAGAATCAAAAATGTACGGGGATGCCGGTACGGTCGGGTCGAGCGCGAAGCGCGGGATAAAAGCCGCCTTCACTTCTGTTGGCAAGGTGCACGAGGACGGGTTCGACTTCGACACCTGGCTGGTGCAGTCCGAGCTGCTGAAGGAGAAGCTTGACGCGGAGAAGCTGGCGTTGCTGTCGGCGATCCTGCTGCCGTCGTCGGGCGGTGGTGACGACGAAATCAAGAAGCACAACGCCTTCGGCATCTTCGTGGGCTACGAGGTCGACGTGAGCGACCTGAAAGTGGAGGACATGGAGCTGGACGCCATCGAGGACGAACTCCGGAAGCGGGCGACCGACGCGATCGTCGCCCAGCACGACCTCATCAAGCAAGAGATCACCGACCGTGGCCTCGGCGTGTACCCGATCCATATGTATGCCGTCCCATTCGCAAAACGAGGCGAGGGAGACAAGATGCACGGCATCGAGAGAATCCGCTTCGATCTGGCCGCGCAGCTTGGAAATCACGAGGCCAAGAAGTAG